In a single window of the Rhinolophus ferrumequinum isolate MPI-CBG mRhiFer1 chromosome 21, mRhiFer1_v1.p, whole genome shotgun sequence genome:
- the TOB1 gene encoding protein Tob1, whose product MQLEIQVALNFIISYLYNKLPRRRVNIFGEELERLLKKKYEGHWYPEKPYKGSGFRCIHIGEKVDPVIEQASKESGLDIDDVRGNLPQDLSVWIDPFEVSYQIGEKGPVKVLYVDDNNENGCDLDKEIKNSFNPEAQVFMPISDPASSVSSSPSPPFGHSAAVSPTFMPRSTQPLTFTTATFAATKFGSTKMKNSGRSNKVARTSPINLGLNVNDLLKQKAISSSMHCLYGLGLGSQQQPQQQQQQQPSQPPPPPPPQQQQQQKTSALSPNAKEFIFPNMQGQGSSTSGVFPGDSPLNLSPLQYSNAFDVFAAYGGLNEKSFVDGLNFSLNNMQYSNQQFQPVMAN is encoded by the coding sequence ATGCAGCTTGAAATCCAAGTAGcactaaattttattatttcatatttgtacAATAAGCTTCCCAGGAGACGTGTCAACATTTTTGGTGAAGAGCTTGAAAGACTTCTTAAGAAGAAATATGAAGGGCACTGGTATCCTGAAAAGCCATACAAAGGATCAGGGTTTAGATGTATACACATAGGGGAGAAAGTGGACCCAGTAATTGAACAAGCATCCAAAGAGAGTGGTTTGGACATTGACGATGTTCGAGGCAATCTGCCGCAGGATCTTAGTGTTTGGATCGACCCGTTTGAGGTTTCCTACCAAATTGGTGAAAAGGGACCAGTGAAGGTGCTTTATGTGgatgataataatgaaaatggaTGTGACTTGGATAAAGAGATCAAAAACAGCTTTAACCCAGAGGCCCAGGTTTTTATGCCCATAAGTGACCCAGCCTCATCCGTGTCCAGCTCTCCATCACCTCCCTTTGGTCACTCTGCTGCTGTAAGCCCTACCTTCATGCCCCGGTCCACTCAGCCTTTAACCTTTACCACTGCCACTTTTGCTGCCACCAAGTTCGGCTCTACCAAAATGAAGAATAGTGGCCGCAGCAACAAGGTTGCACGTACTTCTCCTATCAACCTCGGCTTGAATGTGAATGACCTCTTGAAGCAGAAAGCCATCTCTTCCTCAATGCACTGTCTGTATGGGCTCGGCCTGGGCAGCCAGCAGCAGCCgcagcaacagcaacagcagcagccaTCCCagccgccgccaccgccaccaccacagcagcagcaacagcagaaaACCTCTGCTCTTTCTCCTAATGccaaggaatttatttttcctaatatgcAGGGTCAAGGTAGTAGTACCAGTGGAGTGTTCCCAGGTGACAGCCCCCTTAACCTCAGTCCTCTCCAGTACAGTAATGCCTTTGATGTGTTTGCGGCCTATGGGGGCCTCAACGAGAAGTCTTTTGTAGATGGCTtgaattttagtttaaataacATGCAGTATTCTAACCAGCAATTCCAGCCTGTTATGgctaactga